One segment of Paenibacillus rhizovicinus DNA contains the following:
- a CDS encoding M14 family metallopeptidase produces MLPYVVQPGDTLLRIARMFNVNKESLLAANPGISTVNPLFPGLLLSVPAQTAFIYRVQTGDTLLGIAGKFGLTLHALMNANRHQELKQLQPGALLTMPCAGSSRIVDGRAEYGQRELMADAESLAKAYPFLQVEKIGASVMGKPIIAIRLGEGPVKLHINAGMHANEWITTSLLMTFLEDAAKAASFGEKLCGLDMQALLQRVTLWVVPLVNPDGAELVQEGLQPDHPHAQELLRWNKGSERFNKWKANIRGVDLNDQFPAFWEEETARRGTDGPGPRDYPGPSPLSEPEAKALAEFTAEQQFDCVVALHTQGQEIYWNYRGYEPPEAEQMARKLGKDSGYKPVKLSGSDAGYKDWFIFQFRKPGFTVEVGYGVNPLPVEAFPDLNEEVRLLLVSAMEAARSK; encoded by the coding sequence ATGCTGCCTTACGTCGTACAGCCGGGCGATACGCTGCTGCGCATCGCCCGCATGTTCAACGTGAACAAGGAGTCGCTGCTCGCGGCTAATCCAGGTATATCGACCGTCAATCCGCTATTTCCAGGCCTTCTGCTGTCCGTTCCCGCGCAGACGGCCTTTATTTATCGCGTGCAGACCGGCGATACGCTGCTTGGAATCGCGGGCAAATTCGGCCTGACCTTGCATGCGCTCATGAACGCGAACCGTCATCAGGAACTGAAACAGCTTCAGCCGGGCGCGCTGCTGACGATGCCGTGCGCCGGGAGCAGCCGAATCGTGGACGGGCGCGCCGAATACGGACAACGGGAGCTGATGGCCGACGCGGAGTCGCTCGCGAAAGCGTACCCGTTTCTGCAAGTGGAGAAAATCGGGGCAAGCGTAATGGGGAAGCCGATTATCGCGATCCGGCTCGGCGAAGGCCCAGTCAAGCTGCATATCAATGCGGGCATGCATGCGAACGAATGGATTACGACGTCCCTGCTGATGACTTTTCTCGAGGATGCAGCGAAAGCGGCTTCGTTCGGCGAGAAGCTGTGCGGCCTTGATATGCAGGCGTTGCTGCAGCGGGTGACGCTTTGGGTAGTTCCGCTGGTCAATCCCGACGGAGCGGAGCTCGTCCAAGAAGGGCTGCAGCCCGATCATCCGCATGCGCAGGAGCTGCTGAGATGGAACAAGGGCTCCGAACGGTTCAACAAATGGAAGGCGAATATTCGCGGCGTCGACCTGAACGATCAATTCCCGGCGTTCTGGGAGGAGGAGACCGCCCGCCGCGGTACGGATGGTCCGGGACCGCGCGACTATCCCGGTCCGAGTCCGCTGTCCGAGCCGGAAGCGAAGGCGCTGGCCGAATTCACGGCCGAGCAGCAATTCGATTGCGTCGTGGCGCTGCATACGCAAGGCCAGGAGATTTATTGGAATTACCGCGGCTATGAGCCGCCGGAAGCCGAGCAAATGGCGCGCAAGCTGGGCAAGGACAGCGGATACAAGCCCGTTAAGCTGTCCGGCAGCGATGCGGGCTACAAGGATTGGTTTATTTTTCAATTCCGCAAGCCCGGCTTTACCGTCGAGGTTGGATATGGCGTAAATCCGTTGCCGGTCGAGGCATTCCCCGACTTGAATGAGGAAGTTCGCTTGCTGCTTGTTTCCGCCATGGAGGCAGCTCGTTCGAAATAG